From the genome of Vicia villosa cultivar HV-30 ecotype Madison, WI linkage group LG2, Vvil1.0, whole genome shotgun sequence, one region includes:
- the LOC131648308 gene encoding uncharacterized protein LOC131648308 gives MKNISVRVALLVSLFIHAAITTTAAPTSCVHPPNCKEAATTTTHSASAVTTTAAPTSCVHPPNCKEAATTTTHSASAVAAPTSCVHPPNCKEAATTTTHSASAVAAPTSCVHPPNCKEAATTTTHSASAVTTTAAPTSCVHPPNCKEAATTTTHSASAVAAPTSCVHPPNCKEAATTTTHSASAVAAPTSCVHPPNCKEAATTTTHSASAVTTTAAPTSCVHPPNCKEAATTTTHSASAVTTTAAPTSCVHPPNCKEAATTTTHSASATTTAALDASVINSAITTPNVTASTAPLTP, from the exons ATGAAGAATATTAGTGTTAGAGTTGCTCTTCTTGTTTCATTGTTCATTCATGCTGCAATCACTACTACCGCTGCTCCCACATCATGTGTTCACCCACCTAATTGCAAAGAGGCCGCCACAACTACTACTCATAGTGCTTCCGCGGTCACTACTACCGCTGCTCCCACATCATGTGTTCACCCACCTAATTGCAAAGAGGCCGCCACAACTACTACTCATAGTGCTTCCGCGGTCGCTGCTCCCACATCATGTGTTCACCCACCTAATTGCAAAGAGGCCGCCACAACTACTACTCATAGTGCTTCCGCGGTCGCTGCTCCCACATCATGTGTTCACCCACCTAATTGCAAAGAGGCCGCCACAACTACTACTCATAGTGCTTCCGCGGTCACTACTACCGCTGCTCCCACATCATGTGTTCACCCACCTAATTGCAAAGAGGCCGCCACAACTACTACTCATAGTGCTTCCGCGGTCGCTGCTCCCACATCATGTGTTCACCCACCTAATTGCAAAGAGGCCGCCACAACTACTACTCATAGTGCTTCCGCGGTCGCTGCTCCCACATCATGTGTTCACCCACCTAATTGCAAAGAGGCCGCCACAACTACTACTCATAGTGCTTCCGCGGTCACTACTACCGCTGCTCCCACATCATGTGTTCACCCACCTAATTGCAAAGAGGCCGCCACAACTACTACTCATAGTGCTTCCGCGGTCACTACTACCGCTGCTCCCACATCATGTGTTCACCCAC CTAATTGCAAAGAGGCCGCCACAACTACTACTCATAGTGCTTCCGCAACCACTACTGCTGCTCTTGATGCTTCTGTCATCAATTCCGCAATCACTACTCCTAATGTGACCGCCTCCACTGCACCTCTCACCCCATAA